The Algoriphagus sanaruensis genome window below encodes:
- the purU gene encoding formyltetrahydrofolate deformylase: protein MNQAILIVQCQDQKGIVAAVSQFLYTYEGNILEVDQHIDDEIGRFFMRAAWELDSFALTKEEIAARFQTEVAQQFGMEFSLHFNFPKPRMALFVSKLSHCLFDILGRYHAGQLEVDIPLVISNHLDLKSVVEAFGIPFFHVPVTKDSKDISEETQLELLTAHQVDFVVLARYMQILSPRFIQQFPNRIINIHHSFLPAFVGARPYHAAYERGVKLIGATAHYVTEELDAGPIIEQEVARVRHHNTVAELVQIGQDVEKVALSKAIHYHVNRKILAFRNKTVIFY from the coding sequence ATGAATCAAGCCATTCTTATTGTTCAATGTCAAGACCAAAAAGGAATTGTCGCTGCGGTTTCTCAATTTTTGTATACCTATGAAGGAAATATTTTAGAGGTAGATCAACACATTGATGATGAAATCGGCCGCTTTTTTATGCGTGCTGCATGGGAATTAGATTCCTTTGCTCTAACAAAAGAGGAGATTGCTGCACGATTTCAAACGGAAGTTGCGCAACAATTTGGAATGGAATTTTCACTTCATTTTAACTTTCCCAAGCCTCGAATGGCGCTTTTCGTGAGCAAGCTTTCCCATTGTTTGTTTGATATTTTGGGAAGATATCATGCCGGGCAGCTTGAGGTCGATATTCCCTTAGTAATTTCCAATCACCTGGACTTGAAAAGTGTGGTGGAAGCATTTGGAATTCCGTTTTTCCATGTTCCAGTGACCAAAGATTCCAAGGATATTTCGGAGGAAACCCAGCTTGAGTTACTTACTGCTCATCAAGTCGATTTTGTGGTTCTTGCTCGATATATGCAGATCCTATCGCCTCGGTTTATTCAGCAGTTCCCAAATCGAATTATCAATATTCATCATTCATTTCTACCGGCATTTGTGGGGGCAAGACCCTACCATGCAGCGTATGAGCGAGGAGTCAAGTTAATCGGAGCGACAGCGCACTACGTTACCGAAGAGCTGGATGCTGGGCCAATTATCGAGCAGGAAGTAGCGCGAGTTAGACATCATAATACAGTCGCCGAATTAGTACAAATCGGGCAGGATGTTGAAAAAGTAGCATTATCGAAAGCGATCCATTACCATGTCAATCGAAAAATCTTGGCATTCCGAAATAAGACTGTGATTTTCTATTGA
- a CDS encoding shikimate dehydrogenase family protein has protein sequence MRKFGLIGYPLGHSFSKKYFTGKFEKEGIEDCQFDLYEIPQISDFLQVLSDNPELEGMAVTIPYKEQVIPFLDELDSACSTIGAVNCIRIQDGKKVGFNTDYIGFKHSLQAWLGDQIPPALVLGTGGASKAVKQALLDLHIPFQSVSRSSHPDQLNYDDLRGNPGILSEFPLLINTTPLGTYPKIEGIPDLPTEYLTDGNLVYDLVYNPPITRLMKECLDRGGRAKNGQDMLELQAEAAWKIWIS, from the coding sequence ATGAGAAAATTTGGGTTGATAGGTTATCCCTTAGGGCATTCTTTTTCCAAGAAATACTTTACTGGAAAGTTTGAGAAGGAAGGAATAGAAGATTGTCAGTTTGACTTGTATGAAATTCCTCAAATATCGGATTTCCTGCAGGTTCTTTCGGACAACCCGGAATTGGAAGGTATGGCGGTAACTATTCCCTATAAAGAGCAGGTGATTCCTTTTTTAGACGAGCTAGATTCTGCCTGTTCGACAATCGGGGCCGTAAATTGTATTCGAATCCAGGATGGGAAGAAAGTAGGGTTTAATACTGATTATATCGGTTTCAAACATTCTCTTCAAGCTTGGTTGGGTGATCAAATACCCCCTGCCTTGGTTTTGGGTACAGGAGGCGCATCGAAAGCGGTTAAACAAGCCCTTCTTGATTTGCACATTCCATTTCAGTCGGTTTCACGGAGCTCTCATCCCGACCAGCTGAACTATGATGACCTGAGGGGAAATCCAGGGATTTTATCCGAGTTTCCGCTTTTGATAAATACAACGCCACTAGGTACCTACCCCAAAATTGAAGGTATTCCCGACCTACCTACGGAATATCTTACTGATGGAAATTTGGTGTATGATTTAGTGTATAATCCTCCCATTACCCGGCTGATGAAAGAATGTCTGGATCGTGGTGGACGAGCTAAAAATGGGCAAGATATGCTGGAACTTCAGGCCGAAGCAGCCTGGAAAATTTGGATCTCCTAA
- a CDS encoding DUF368 domain-containing protein: MNSIKKYGLVYLKGMAMGAADIVPGVSGGSIALIAGIYQTLLDSINSFTFSNLSLLKSLEVKRFYKAVNGSFLLSLLLGILTSIFALSKVITYLMNEHPIPLWSFFCGLILVSAFLILKDIKRWHLGVILAVAIGTVIAWWVTNLPPTSSPDAKWFIFVAGAIAICAMILPGISGSFILLILGKYEVILKAVSEKDIFTLGLFASGCIVGILSFSRVVSFLLKKFHSATIGLLSGFMLGSVNELWPWKIVTAWRTSSSGEQKPFLTENLWPSTYLEEVGKEPQILFATFAFLFGIGLVLFIEWLANKLQKA, encoded by the coding sequence ATGAATTCAATCAAAAAATACGGTTTAGTCTATCTCAAAGGCATGGCGATGGGTGCTGCAGATATTGTTCCTGGTGTATCTGGAGGCTCAATAGCACTAATTGCCGGGATTTATCAAACCCTCCTGGATAGCATCAATTCTTTTACGTTTTCGAATCTCTCATTGCTCAAATCTTTGGAGGTAAAGCGGTTTTATAAGGCCGTTAATGGTTCCTTTCTGTTGAGTTTATTGCTTGGGATATTGACGAGTATTTTTGCTTTATCCAAGGTAATTACCTACTTGATGAATGAGCACCCCATTCCTCTATGGTCATTCTTTTGTGGGTTAATTTTAGTCAGTGCTTTTTTGATTTTGAAGGATATAAAAAGATGGCATTTGGGGGTGATTTTAGCAGTAGCTATTGGTACCGTCATTGCTTGGTGGGTAACCAATTTACCTCCTACCTCCTCGCCCGATGCCAAATGGTTTATTTTCGTAGCAGGAGCGATCGCAATCTGTGCAATGATTCTACCGGGAATCAGTGGAAGTTTTATTCTTCTTATCCTTGGTAAATATGAAGTGATTCTAAAGGCAGTTTCTGAAAAAGACATTTTCACCCTAGGATTGTTTGCGTCAGGTTGTATCGTGGGAATCCTTTCGTTTAGCCGGGTAGTTTCCTTTTTGTTGAAAAAATTTCATTCTGCCACGATCGGTTTACTCTCCGGATTTATGCTCGGCTCTGTAAATGAACTCTGGCCCTGGAAAATCGTGACGGCATGGCGAACTTCCTCAAGTGGTGAGCAAAAGCCTTTTCTAACGGAAAACCTGTGGCCTTCAACCTATTTAGAGGAAGTAGGTAAAGAACCTCAGATTCTCTTTGCCACTTTTGCCTTTTTATTTGGAATCGGTCTTGTTTTGTTCATTGAATGGCTCGCCAATAAATTACAAAAGGCATGA
- a CDS encoding phosphosulfolactate synthase — MNYVLKNLPVRTEKPRNTGFTMAMDKGLSLRETEDFVDSCSDFVDIVKLGWATSYVTKKLSEKIAVYKEAGIPVYFGGTLFEAFIVRGQFDDYRKVLDKFGLEYAEVSDGSISLNHDRKCEYIHTLSQQVTVLSEVGSKDAAKIIPPYKWIEQMQTELGAGAWKVIGEAREGGNVGLFRDSGEVRQGLVEEILTQVPEERIIWEAPQKSQQVWFIKLLGANVNLGNISPSEVIPLETIRLGLRGDTFDHFLGEIKL, encoded by the coding sequence ATGAATTATGTGCTGAAGAATCTCCCTGTACGTACTGAAAAGCCACGTAACACGGGATTTACTATGGCGATGGACAAGGGTCTCAGCCTAAGAGAAACAGAAGATTTTGTAGATAGTTGCTCAGACTTCGTGGATATTGTCAAGTTAGGTTGGGCGACCTCCTATGTGACTAAAAAGCTTTCTGAGAAAATTGCGGTTTACAAGGAAGCAGGAATCCCAGTTTATTTTGGAGGGACCTTGTTTGAGGCCTTTATCGTTAGGGGTCAATTTGATGACTATCGCAAAGTACTTGATAAGTTTGGACTCGAATACGCTGAAGTTTCAGATGGTTCCATTTCTTTAAATCATGACCGAAAATGCGAGTATATCCATACGCTTTCTCAGCAGGTGACTGTACTTTCAGAGGTGGGTTCCAAAGATGCTGCTAAAATTATTCCTCCATACAAGTGGATCGAGCAAATGCAAACTGAACTTGGTGCAGGAGCTTGGAAGGTTATCGGTGAGGCAAGAGAAGGAGGAAATGTCGGACTTTTCCGTGATTCAGGAGAAGTTCGTCAAGGTCTAGTTGAAGAAATTTTGACACAAGTTCCTGAAGAGCGAATCATTTGGGAAGCACCTCAAAAATCCCAGCAGGTTTGGTTTATCAAGCTTCTTGGAGCAAATGTCAACCTTGGAAATATTAGCCCTTCAGAGGTAATTCCTTTGGAAACTATCCGTTTGGGGCTGAGAGGGGACACGTTCGATCACTTTCTGGGTGAAATCAAACTTTAA
- a CDS encoding tetratricopeptide repeat protein has translation MTGDHDHDWEEDKKLVERFENSLKSNLDLYFEEEELEDIIRFYFDQQKFLKALRASEYALEKFPFSVEIRLLKAQCLIFNDELDEGLEILEHLNNLSPNNEEIVLALANALILADSAQEGIELLENYLPMAEDKAEVFYSLGNLYRAKGDNNKASYYFKEAVKNRINHEDALFQLAMITEEEGSFDEILEFYQEFIDQDPYSAGAWYNLGVVYNRLGRFEDAIKAYEYALLIDDAFASAYFNMGNSLMNTHQYEEALEAYQNTINCEGANAENCCYLGAAYEKLGKIDEAFKYFKKSAKLDEEYDDAWFGLGMCMLKKEKYFEAIHYFKKALQLNKNNPNYWVGLADAEFNLGNLQASSEAYEEAINLESGIMETYVNLSVIYFEQNRFEEAIDVVREGIDELPEEAELYYRLVVYLIKMGKYKEAFTYLENALTLDFDRHTILYELMPELTKQKAIYKIIAQYRDQQSLL, from the coding sequence ATGACTGGAGACCACGATCACGACTGGGAAGAGGACAAAAAACTTGTTGAACGTTTTGAAAATTCTCTCAAATCCAACCTCGACCTCTATTTCGAAGAGGAAGAGCTAGAAGACATCATCCGGTTTTACTTCGATCAGCAGAAATTCTTGAAAGCCTTGAGAGCTTCAGAATATGCCTTGGAAAAATTTCCTTTTTCAGTTGAAATCCGGCTTTTAAAAGCTCAATGTCTAATCTTCAACGATGAATTGGATGAAGGATTAGAGATTTTGGAGCACCTCAATAACCTATCTCCAAACAATGAGGAGATTGTTTTGGCCTTAGCCAATGCATTGATTTTGGCTGATAGCGCCCAAGAAGGAATTGAGCTATTGGAAAATTACCTGCCAATGGCCGAAGATAAAGCAGAAGTTTTTTACTCTTTGGGTAACCTTTACAGAGCAAAAGGCGACAATAATAAAGCGAGCTATTATTTCAAAGAAGCGGTTAAAAACCGAATCAATCATGAGGATGCGCTTTTTCAGCTTGCCATGATTACGGAGGAAGAAGGTTCTTTTGACGAAATCCTTGAGTTCTACCAGGAGTTTATTGATCAAGACCCATACTCTGCCGGAGCCTGGTATAATTTGGGGGTGGTTTATAATCGACTAGGAAGATTTGAAGATGCGATCAAAGCCTACGAGTATGCACTTTTGATTGATGATGCTTTTGCTTCTGCCTATTTCAACATGGGTAATTCCTTGATGAATACCCATCAGTACGAAGAGGCATTGGAAGCGTATCAAAATACCATCAATTGTGAGGGAGCTAATGCTGAAAATTGCTGCTATCTCGGTGCCGCCTATGAAAAACTAGGAAAGATTGACGAAGCATTTAAATACTTTAAAAAATCCGCAAAGCTGGATGAGGAATATGACGATGCCTGGTTTGGCCTTGGCATGTGTATGCTGAAAAAGGAAAAGTATTTTGAAGCGATTCACTATTTCAAAAAAGCCCTCCAACTCAATAAGAACAATCCTAACTATTGGGTCGGATTGGCAGATGCTGAGTTTAATTTGGGAAATCTTCAAGCCAGCTCCGAGGCCTACGAAGAGGCAATCAATCTAGAATCCGGAATCATGGAGACGTATGTCAACCTTTCGGTGATCTATTTTGAGCAAAATCGATTTGAGGAGGCGATAGATGTAGTCCGAGAAGGGATCGATGAGTTGCCCGAAGAGGCAGAGCTTTATTATCGACTTGTCGTGTATTTAATCAAAATGGGCAAATACAAAGAGGCCTTCACTTATTTGGAAAATGCGTTAACTTTGGACTTCGATAGGCATACGATTTTGTATGAGTTAATGCCTGAATTGACCAAGCAAAAAGCCATTTACAAAATCATTGCCCAATATAGAGATCAACAGTCTCTGCTTTAA
- a CDS encoding NAD-dependent epimerase/dehydratase family protein — MNILITGITGLFGTQLAKEFTSLGKIFGLLRPEQSLDYTKFENQSITLREGELEDFDALCDSLEGIDLVIHSAGLVSFSSDQKENLLAVNTEGTKNLVNAMLSKGVKKLVHVSSVAAIGRSAEFSTIDEDFKWVESPLNTGYAVSKYLGELEVWRAAQEGLDVIVVNPSILLGKANYVKSSSAIYSYVIEENPFYPTGDLNYIDLRDAALITRQLVQKEQWGERFILNSNAISYQEFFQQVADVFGEKAPSLPLKDWMIWMGSLWAWFGTKIGISKSPLNRQTALLAQQNITFSNQKIQQLLGFKFTPLRETLEWAKNP, encoded by the coding sequence ATGAATATTCTAATCACGGGAATCACCGGATTATTTGGAACACAACTGGCCAAGGAGTTTACTTCTTTGGGGAAGATTTTTGGGCTGTTAAGGCCTGAGCAGTCACTCGATTATACAAAATTTGAGAATCAATCTATCACCTTACGAGAGGGCGAGTTAGAAGATTTTGATGCTTTATGTGACTCTTTAGAGGGAATTGATTTGGTGATTCATTCGGCAGGTTTAGTTTCGTTTTCTTCTGATCAAAAAGAAAATTTATTGGCTGTCAACACCGAGGGAACAAAAAACCTCGTCAATGCAATGCTTTCCAAAGGCGTTAAAAAGTTAGTCCACGTAAGCTCTGTTGCAGCTATCGGTCGAAGTGCTGAATTCTCAACCATTGATGAAGATTTCAAGTGGGTAGAATCTCCTCTGAATACTGGATATGCGGTATCAAAATATTTGGGAGAATTGGAAGTTTGGCGTGCTGCACAAGAAGGATTGGATGTGATTGTAGTCAACCCTTCTATTCTTTTAGGAAAGGCGAATTATGTAAAAAGTTCCTCCGCCATATATTCTTATGTTATAGAGGAAAATCCTTTTTATCCCACAGGAGATCTGAATTACATTGACCTTCGAGATGCAGCTCTTATTACCCGTCAATTGGTACAAAAAGAACAATGGGGAGAACGATTTATTTTAAACTCAAACGCTATTTCTTACCAGGAATTTTTTCAACAAGTAGCGGATGTCTTTGGGGAAAAAGCTCCCAGTTTGCCTCTGAAAGACTGGATGATTTGGATGGGAAGTCTGTGGGCTTGGTTCGGGACTAAAATAGGCATTAGTAAAAGTCCCCTTAACAGGCAAACGGCTCTTTTGGCACAACAAAATATCACATTCTCCAATCAAAAAATCCAACAGCTTTTGGGCTTCAAGTTTACCCCTCTAAGAGAGACCTTGGAGTGGGCTAAAAACCCTTAA